Below is a genomic region from Hyphomicrobium nitrativorans NL23.
GAAGATTTTGGAGAACCTCGCCGTCTGCGCTTTTGAGATAGAGGACGAAAATCGCGCCATCGCTCTGGAAGCGGAGGACGGCTGGACCGTCGATTTCGAACGGGTCGGTGACGCGGCCCAGGCGGCCGGAGAAGCGCGGCGCAGACAGGCGCACAACTTCACGGTCGTAGCAGGCAAGGCGTCCTGCATCGTCCGCGACGTTGCGGCAGGCGCGCAAAGCGTCGTGCGCTTCCGTCGCGGCACCCGCCTGCGTCGCGAGCAGCGACATCGTGAGGCCGAGCCCGAACGCCGAGAGCCGGCTTACGGTCGACGCCGTGCGTATCATCGCGCGGCCTGCGATGGCGTCGGGTGATCTTGCTCCCATGTCTTGGTGCCCCTCTGCCACGTGTGCGGGCAGCCCTCGCACCCTTCCATGTAGGCGTCCTGGAAGATGGCGAAGCGGATTTTCGCGCCGTCAAAGACGGCATTGGACAGATCGGCCTCGTAGAATTTCGTTTCCATCACGTCGGTGTTGACGAACCGCGCGCGGCTGAAATTCGCCCCTTTCGCCATCGCCTTTTCCAGCGTTGCCGCGGTCAGATCGGCTTCGGATAGGTTCGCCTTCGCCATGCGCGTGAAGGAGAGGTCGGCGCCGCGCAGCGACGCCCGCATCAACTTCACTGTGCCCATGAACGCGGTCTTCAAGTTTGCGCCGTCGAGATTGGCGCTCGAAAGATCGGCGCCTTGCAGATTGGCGTGCGTGAGATTGGCGCGCGCAAGGTTGGCGCCTTTCAAGCTCGCGCCTTCGAGGTTGGCTTGCCTGAGATCGACATGGCGTAGGTCGACGCCGTCGCAATTCGTCTTCGGCGCGATCGTGCAGCCGTTCTCGATCCAAGGATCGGGGCGTTCTTCCGTATTGTGGATGACGGGATAGTCGGTTGCGGCCGCTTCAAGCGTTCCGGCCGCCATCATCGATGCGACGGCCAGGACCGGCAGCACGAGGCCGGGAAGCAAACGTTTCGAATGCGCGAGCATGATCTCTCCCAGAAGCAGGCAATGCCCCCTGACAAAAGCCAAAGGGGCAGCCGACTCAGGTTCGTGGGTCGAAGCCGGCTGCCCAAGGTGCGCGAGCGGAATCTCTGGAGGAGAGGAAGGGAGCCGCTCGCGCTCTTGATTGCGAAAGATCAGTCGTTCGCGGCCGTACGTTGCGGCACCTCGAACACCCAGAACGAACCGCCCTGGCTGACCTGCTTCGTCATGTCGGCCATGTCACCGCCCCAGAGCGGCACCGCACCGCCGTAGCCCGAGGCCAGACCGATGTACTGCTTGCCGTCCAGCTCCCAGGTGATGGGCTGCGAGACGACGCCCGAACCGGTCTGGAACTTCCAGAGTTCCTTGCCGTCCTTGGCATCGAACGCCTTCACGTAGCCGTCGCTGGTGCCGGTGAGAACGAAGCCGCCCTTGGTGACGAGCGTGCCGGCCCAAAGCGGCATCTCTTCCAGGTGCTCCCAGACGATCTTGCCGTTCGTGGGATCGACCGCGCGCAGCGCGCCGATGTGGGTATCGAACAGGCGCTTGATGCGGAAGCCCTGGCCAAGATATGCGGCACCCTTCTTGTAGGTGACGTTCTCGGTCCAATAGTCCTCGGTCCAGTCGTTGGCCGGGATATAGAACAGCTTCGTATCCTGGCTGTAAGCCATCGGCATCCAGTTCGTACCGCCGAGGAACGGCGGCGTGACCTGGATCACAGCACCCTTGTCCTCACCCGCCGCCGGTGCGGGCGGACGCTGGCCTTCGACCTCGTTCGGACGGCCTGTTGCGATGTCCCAATCCGTGGCCCACGTGATGTCGCGGACGAACGGATAGATGCCGATCGCGGTGCCTTCCTGCTTGTGGATCTTGCCGTCGCGTGCCGCGAGCTTGTCGATGTCGGTGACATAGAAGAAGCCGTTGCGGTCGGCGTGAGCGCCAGCGCGGATGGTCTGGCCGTCTTTTTCCATGTCGAACAGCGTGATCGGGTTGTTGCCCGAGTAGTCCCACGCGTCGTTCGGCGTGTGCGAGAAGAAGCCGACCGGCTCGCCTGTCGACGGCTCGACATAGACCTGGCCCGACGTGAAGAGGCTGTCGTAGGGCTTCCAGTCGCCGTTCGGACCCGAGCGATAGTGATGGTTCCACGGCGCGGGGTTTCCGGTGCCGATGACGATGGTGTTGGTCTTGACGTCGTAGGTGGCGCTCTGCCACGGCGCGCCGCCGCCCTGATGCCAGGCCTCGACCTTGGTGCCGTCTTCGTTGTTCGGCCACGACGGCGCGGCGGCATCGCCGACCGTTCCGACTTCCTCGCCGTTCAGCCGGCGCTTGTGACCCTCGACGAGCGGGAGCATCCAGATTTCCTTGCCGGTGTCCGGATCGCGCGCATAGAGGCGGCCGACGACGCCGAACTCGTCACCCGACGAGCCGTGGATAAGGAGCGTCTTCCCCGTCTTCTGGTCCTGGATGATGTTGGGGGCGCCCGTCATCGTGTAGCCGGCGGTATGGTCTTCGAACTTCTCGAACCACACGACCTTGCCGGTCTTCCTGTCGAGCGCGACGATGCCAGCGTCCAGCGTGCCCATGTAGAACTTGTCGCCGTAGAGCGCGCCGCCACGATTGACGACGTCGCAGCAGGGACGGATGTCGTCCGGCAGGCGGTGGGTGTAGCTCCACAGGCGCTTGCCCGTTTTCGCGTCGAGTGCAAACGCGCGCGAATAGGAGGCGGTGACGTAGATCACGCCGTCGTGGACGAGCGCCTGCGTCTCCTGTCCGCGCTGCTTCTCGTCACCGAACGAGAACGACCACGCGGGCTTCATCTGTGCGATATTCTCGGTGTTGATCTGATCGAGCGCGCTGTAGCGATGGTTGCGCACGCCCATGCCCCAGCTCACGACGTCGTTCGTCGTAGCTTCGTCGTTGACGATGTCGTCCCAGGTCACGGCCTTGGTGCCGACCTCGTTGGCGACAGCCGTGAGGCTCGTGGAAAATGCGGCGATCGCGACGGTCGATGCGGCGGCAAAAAGCGTCGCGCGGACGCCCCAGCCGGGGTGTCTACGTTGCATGGCGTCTTCTCCCAAATACGGTTTTTATCAGCGGCTTTCGCCACCTGGTCGGACACTCGAAATTTCGCGAACGACTGTCCATTCGCCTTTTGGCGAA
It encodes:
- a CDS encoding pentapeptide repeat-containing protein, with protein sequence MLAHSKRLLPGLVLPVLAVASMMAAGTLEAAATDYPVIHNTEERPDPWIENGCTIAPKTNCDGVDLRHVDLRQANLEGASLKGANLARANLTHANLQGADLSSANLDGANLKTAFMGTVKLMRASLRGADLSFTRMAKANLSEADLTAATLEKAMAKGANFSRARFVNTDVMETKFYEADLSNAVFDGAKIRFAIFQDAYMEGCEGCPHTWQRGTKTWEQDHPTPSQAAR
- a CDS encoding methanol/ethanol family PQQ-dependent dehydrogenase gives rise to the protein MQRRHPGWGVRATLFAAASTVAIAAFSTSLTAVANEVGTKAVTWDDIVNDEATTNDVVSWGMGVRNHRYSALDQINTENIAQMKPAWSFSFGDEKQRGQETQALVHDGVIYVTASYSRAFALDAKTGKRLWSYTHRLPDDIRPCCDVVNRGGALYGDKFYMGTLDAGIVALDRKTGKVVWFEKFEDHTAGYTMTGAPNIIQDQKTGKTLLIHGSSGDEFGVVGRLYARDPDTGKEIWMLPLVEGHKRRLNGEEVGTVGDAAAPSWPNNEDGTKVEAWHQGGGAPWQSATYDVKTNTIVIGTGNPAPWNHHYRSGPNGDWKPYDSLFTSGQVYVEPSTGEPVGFFSHTPNDAWDYSGNNPITLFDMEKDGQTIRAGAHADRNGFFYVTDIDKLAARDGKIHKQEGTAIGIYPFVRDITWATDWDIATGRPNEVEGQRPPAPAAGEDKGAVIQVTPPFLGGTNWMPMAYSQDTKLFYIPANDWTEDYWTENVTYKKGAAYLGQGFRIKRLFDTHIGALRAVDPTNGKIVWEHLEEMPLWAGTLVTKGGFVLTGTSDGYVKAFDAKDGKELWKFQTGSGVVSQPITWELDGKQYIGLASGYGGAVPLWGGDMADMTKQVSQGGSFWVFEVPQRTAAND